Proteins from a genomic interval of Carcharodon carcharias isolate sCarCar2 chromosome 32, sCarCar2.pri, whole genome shotgun sequence:
- the gdpgp1 gene encoding GDP-D-glucose phosphorylase 1: MAAATAVGGDLDGGPAWPWAQAPVFSYSERDLIRSGVRWGGSGSGSGSGSGSRFDAALLSAWEERMDGGGCFRYRLPPRGLPSRRLPGPRRFVAQLNPQRATERRRPQEILSLRQPFEPERFNFTRIPAREVLFRLRRGGGCPEAGEAEAQAQAEALLVVNVSPLERGHVLLVPEPARGLPQLLTRDAVLRALELVFLSSEPAFRVGFNSLGAWASVNHLHLHGYYLGHRLELESAPSRPLGPPESGSPGRRLLLPVHLLRGPPGRGLLVYTDGGDLPAAALTLHALGGLLVRRSLAHNLFVCRGCPPGDPPARPDSRDGVRMVLWPRKSCFGLKGEEGGEGEEEAFKVALCELAGHLPIKTPQDYSSLTEEKVLDTVEKYLLPEEEFSQLLSEVTELLQG, encoded by the coding sequence ATGGCGGCGGCGACAGCGGTAGGGGGAGACCTGGATGGAGGCCCGGCCTGGCCTTGGGCCCAGGCCCCGGTTTTCAGCTACTCGGAGCGGGATCTGATCCGGAGCGGGGTCCGGTGGGGCGGCTCGGGTTCGGGCTCGGGCTCGGGCTCGGGCTCCCGCTTCGACGCGGCCCTGCTCTCGGCCTGGGAGGAGCGGATGGACGGCGGCGGCTGCTTCCGCTACCGGCTGCCGCCGCGGGGCCTCCCGAGCCGCCGCCTGCCGGGGCCCCGGCGCTTCGTGGCCCAGCTCAACCCGCAGCGGGCGACCGAGCGGCGGCGGCCGCAGGAGATCCTCAGCCTCCGGCAGCCCTTCGAGCCCGAGCGCTTCAACTTCACCCGCATCCCGGCCCGGGAGGTTCTCTTCCGGCTCCGGCGGGGAGGCGGCTGCCCGGAGGCGGGAGAGGCCGAGGCCCAGGCCCAGGCCGAGGCCTTGCTGGTCGTCAACGTCAGCCCCCTGGAGCGGGGCCACGTCCTGCTGGTGCCCGAGCCGGCCCGCGGCCTCCCGCAGCTCCTGACCCGGGACGCGGTGCTCCGGGCGCTGGAGCTGGTCTTCCTGAGCTCGGAGCCGGCTTTCCGGGTCGGGTTCAACAGCCTGGGCGCCTGGGCCTCGGTGAACCACCTCCACCTGCACGGCTACTACCTGGGCCACCGCCTGGAGCTCGAGTCGGCCCCTAGCCGGCCCCTGGGGCCCCCCGAGTCCGGGTCCCCCGGGCGGCGGCTGCTGCTGCCCGTCCACCTCCTGCGGGGGCCGCCCGGCCGCGGGCTGCTCGTCTACACCGACGGCGGCGACCTGCCGGCGGCCGCCCTCACCCTGCACGCCCTCGGCGGCCTCCTGGTCCGCCGCTCGCTGGCCCACAACCTGTTCGTGTGCCGGGGCTGCCCGCCGGGGGACCCGCCCGCCCGGCCCGACTCCCGCGACGGCGTCCGGATGGTCCTCTGGCCCCGCAAGAGCTGCTTCGGGCtgaagggggaggaagggggggagggggaggaggaggccttCAAGGTGGCTCTCTGCGAGCTGGCCGGCCACTTGCCCATCAAAACCCCCCAGGATTACAGCAGCCTGACCGAGGAGAAGGTGCTGGACACCGTCGAGAAATATTTACTGCCCGAGGAGGAATTCTCCCAACTCCTGTCCGAAGTAACTGAGCTGCTACAGGGTTAA